In Choloepus didactylus isolate mChoDid1 chromosome X, mChoDid1.pri, whole genome shotgun sequence, a genomic segment contains:
- the FAM50A gene encoding protein FAM50A gives MAQYKGAASEAGRAMHLMKKREKQREQMEQMKQRIAEENIMKSNIDKKFSAHYDAVEAELKSSTVGLVTLNDMKAKQEALVKEREKQLAKKEQSKELQLKLEKLREKEHKKEAKRKISSLSFTLEEEEKGAKDEEDMVMDEEKLEKEEVATKKRKLGKNPDVDTSFLPDRDREEEENRLREELRREWEAKQEKIKSEEIEITFSYWDGSGHRRMVKMKKGNTMQQFLQKALEILRKDFSEVRSAGVEQLMYIKEDLIIPHHLSFYDFIITKARGKSGPLFNFDVHDDVRLLSDATVEKDESHTGKVVLRSWYEKNKHIFPASRWEPYDPEKKWDKYTIR, from the exons ATGGCCCAGTACAAGGGCGCTGCGAGCGAGGCGGGCCGCGCCATGCACCTGATGAAGAAGCGGGAGAAGCAGCGTGAGCAGATGGAGCAAATGAAGCAGCGCATCGCCGAG GAGAATATCATGAAATCCAATATTGACAAGAAGTTCTCGGCGCATTACGATGCTGTGGAAGCGGAGCTCAAGTCCAGCACCGTGG GTCTCGTGACCCTGAACGATATGAAGGCTAAGCAGGAGGCGCTGGTGAAGGAGCGCGAGAAGCAGCTGGCCAAGAAGGAACAGTCCAAGGAGCTGCAGCT GAAGCTGGAGAAGCTGCGAGAGAAGGAGCACAAAAAGGAGGCCAAACGCAAGATTTCCAGCCTGTCCTTCACcctggaagaggaagaaaagggagccAAGGATGAAGAGGACATGGTCATGGATGAggagaagctggaaaaggaag AGGTCGCCACCAAGAAAAGGAAGTTGGGAAAGAACCCAGATGTGGACACGAGCTTCCTGCCGGACCGAGACCGTGAG GAGGAAGAGAACCGGCTCCGAGAAGAGCTGCGGCGGGAGTGGGAAGCCAAGCAGGAGAAGATCAAGA GTGAGGAGATCGAGATCACCTTCAGTTATTGGGATGGTTCCGGACACCGGCGGATGGTCAAG ATGAAGAAAGGCAACACGATGCAGCAGTTCCTGCAGAAGGCTCTGGAAATTCTGCGCAAAGACTTCAGTGAGGTCAg GTCGGCTGGGGTGGAGCAGCTCATGTACATCAAGGAGGATTTGATCATCCCTCAC CACCTCAGTTTCTATGACTTCATCATCACCAAGGCCAGAGGGAAAAGCG GGCCACTCTTCAATTTCGACGTCCACGATGACGTGCGGCTGCTCAGCGATGCCACTGTGGAGAAGGATGAG TCACACACGGGCAAGGTGGTACTGCGGAGCTGGTATGAGAAGAACAAGCACATCTTCCCAGCCAGCCGCTGGGAGCCCTACGACCCCGAGAAGAAGTGGGACAAGTACACG ATCCGGTGA
- the GDI1 gene encoding LOW QUALITY PROTEIN: rab GDP dissociation inhibitor alpha (The sequence of the model RefSeq protein was modified relative to this genomic sequence to represent the inferred CDS: substituted 2 bases at 2 genomic stop codons) — protein MDEEYDVIVLGTGLTECILSGIMSVNGKKVLHMDQNPYYGGESSSIAPLEELYKRFQRLEGPAESMGQGXDWNVDLIPKFVMANGQLVKMLLYTEVIRYLDFKVVEGSFVYKGDKIYKVPSTETEALASNLMGMFEKRRFRKFLVFVANFDENDPKTFEGVDPQTTSMHDTYRKFDLGQDVTDFTGHSLALYRTDDYLDQPCLETINRIKLYSESLARYGKSPYLYPLYGLWELPQGFTRLSAIYGGTYMLNKPVNDIIMENGKVVGVKSDGEVARCKQLICDPSYIPDXVRKAGQVIRIICILSHPIKNTSYANSCQIIIPQNQVNRKSDIYVCMISYAHNVAAQGKYIAIASTTVETAEPKKEVEPALELLEPTDQKFVAVSDLYEPLDDGSESQVFCSCFYDATTHFKTTCSDINDIYKCMAGSAFNFENMKRKQNDVFGEADQ, from the exons ATGGACGAGGAATACGATGTGATCGTGCTGGGCACCGGCCTCACC GAATGCATCCTGTCTGGGATCATGTCTGTGAACGGGAAGAAGGTGCTGCACATGGACCAGAACCCCTACTACGGGGGAGAGAGCTCCTCCATCGCACccctggaggag CTCTATAAACGCTTTCAGCGTCTGGAGGGGCCCGCTGAATCGATGGGCCAGGGCTGAGACTGGAACGTTGACCTGATTCCCAAATTTGTCATGGCCAATG gGCAGCTGGTGAAGATGCTGCTGTACACAGAAGTGATTCGCTACCTGGACTTTAAGGTGGTCGAGGGCAGCTTTGTCTACAAGGGGGACAAGATCTACAAGGTGCCGTCCACGGAGACCGAGGCCTTGGCTTCCA ATCTGATGGGCATGTTTGAGAAGCGGCGCTTCCGCAAGTTCCTGGTGTTTGTGGCAAATTTTGATGAGAACGACCCCAAGACCTTTGAAGGGGTCGACCCTCAGACCACCAGCATGCATGATACCTACCGGAAGTTTGACTTGGGCCAGGATGTCACTGACTTCACTGGCCACTCCCTGGCGCTCTATCGCACCGATGA CTACCTGGACCAGCCCTGTCTCGAGACCATCAACCGCATCAAATTGTACAGTGAATCCCTGGCCCGGTATGGGAAGAGCCCATATTTATACCCACTGTATGGTCTTTGGGAACTGCCGCAGGGATTTACAAG ACTGAGTGCCATCTATGGCGGGACATATATGCTGAACAAGCCCGTGAATGACATCATCATGGAGAATGGCAAGGTGGTGGGAGTGAAGTCAGATGGGGAG GTGGCCCGCTGCAAGCAGCTGATCTGTGACCCCAGCTACATTCCGGATTGAGTGCGGAAGGCAGGCCAAGTTATCCGCATCATCTGTATCCTCAGCCACCCCATCAAGAACACCAGCTATGCCAACTCCTGCCAAATCATCATCCCCCAGAACCAGGTCAACAGGAAGTCAG ACATCTACGTGTGCATGATTTCCTACGCACACAACGTGGCTGCGCAGGGCAAGTACATCGCCATCGCAAGCACCACAGTGGAGACCGCAGAGCCCAAAAAGGAGGTAGAGCCGGCTCTGGAGCTGCTGGAGCCCACTGACCAGAA GTTCGTGGCCGTCAGCGACTTGTACGAGCCCCTCGATGATGGCTCCGAGAGCCAG GTGTTCTGTTCCTGCTTTTATGATGCCACCACACACTTCAAAACAACCTGCAGTGACATCAATGACATCTACAAATGCATGGCAGGCTCAGCCTTTAACTTTGAGAACATGAAGCGCAAACAGAATGATGTCTTTGGAGAAGCTGACCAGTGA